From a region of the Asterias amurensis chromosome 2, ASM3211899v1 genome:
- the LOC139954593 gene encoding trypsin-like, protein MVRASPPPEESRFINSVCLDTDVSAGFDVTSECFIVGFGAIKEDGNTADVLQEAMVPLVEIRDCIKAYPRDISYNMVCAGYMKGGIDSCQGDSGGALVCSRRDASANVERWYLTGITSWGNGCARPNYPGVYTKVARYGDWLENVFASHSGK, encoded by the exons ATGGTTCGTGCTAGTCCACCACCAGAGGAAAGTCGGTTCATCAACTCAGTGTGTTTGGACACGGATGTCAGTGCGGGCTTCGACGTCACCTCCGAGTGTTTCATCGTTGGGTTCGGCGCAATAAAGG AGGATGGTAACACTGCTGATGTTCTTCAAGAAGCGATGGTACCCCTCGTGGAAATCAGAGACTGCATAAAAGCTTACCCCAGAGACATTTCGTACAATATGGTCTGTGCAGGATATATGAAAGGAGGGATTGATTCCTGCCAG GGTGACTCCGGCGGTGCATTGGTGTGCAGTAGACGGGATGCGTCGGCGAACGTTGAGCGGTGGTATCTGACGGGGATCACGAGCTGGGGCAACGGGTGTGCCAGACCAAACTACCCCGGTGTTTACACCAAAGTGGCTCGTTACGGAGACTGGCTCGAAAACGTCTTTGCATCACACAGTGGGAAATAG
- the LOC139954592 gene encoding transmembrane protease serine 11E-like: MFNLFAAGMLFVCIAGICPQISHCYGGCGTRQPEGTSKRIVGGEDAARGAWPWYAQLYFLGSFSCGGTLVDNKYIVTAAHCVNALITQGANVAANWRVILGKNRESDSQDNNEHASDVTQITIHESYNLNNNDNDIAVMVLANPPPEGSQFINSVCWDAGGSKGFDSTAVCYIAGFGTVKEDGIAAHVLQEAIIPLVERRDCVDAYPGVITYNMICAGSVQQDACQGDSGGPLVCSRRDESGNVERWYLAGITSWGRGCTRQNSPGVYTDVTRYGYWFEDVFASLSGK, translated from the exons ATGTTCAACCTTTTCGCTGCCGGGATGCTCTTCGTCTGTATCGCAGGGATCTGTCCCCAAATTTCCCATTGTT ACGGCGGTTGCGGAACACGTCAACCAGAGGGCACCTCCAAGCGTATCGTGGGTGGTGAAGACGCTGCACGCGGTGCCTGGCCGTGGTACGCCCAACTTTATTTCCTTGGTTCTTTCAGCTGTGGTGGTACCTTGGTGGACAACAAGTACATCGTAACCGCGGCCCACTGCGTCAATGCTTTAATAACTCAAGG CGCCAACGTTGCAGCCAACTGGAGGGTAATTTTGGGCAAGAACAGAGAAAGTGACAGCCAGGACAACAACGAGCATGCCAGTGACGTGACACAGATCACCATTCACGAAAGTTACAACCTCAACAACAATGACAACGACATCGCCGTCATGGTTCTTGCTAATCCACCACCAGAGGGCAGTCAGTTCATCAACTCAGTGTGTTGGGACGCGGGTGGCAGTAAGGGCTTCGACAGCACCGCTGTGTGTTACATCGCTGGGTTTGGCACAGTAAAGG AGGATGGTATCGCTGCCCACGTTCTTCAAGAAGCGATAATTCCCCTTGTTGAACGCAGAGATTGCGTTGATGCTTACCCCGGAGTTATTACGTACAACATGATCTGTGCAGGATCTGTACAGCAGGACGCGTGCCAG GGTGACTCCGGCGGTCCATTGGTGTGCAGTAGACGGGATGAGTCAGGGAACGTTGAGCGGTGGTATCTGGCGGGGATCACGAGCTGGGGCCGCGGGTGTACCAGACAAAACTCCCCCGGTGTTTACACGGATGTGACTCGATACGGATACTGGTTCGAAGACGTCTTCGCATCACTCAGTGGGAAATAA